In the genome of Metabacillus litoralis, the window TCGGAAAGGTATCGATACCAGTCATTAATGCAGGAGATGGTTGTGGTCATCATCCTACCCAATCATTACTTGATCTACTAACAATTAAACAAGAGTTTGGACAGTTTAAAGATTTGACAATCTCAATACATGGTGATATTAGACACAGTCGTGTTGCAAGGTCAAATGCGGAAGTGTTAACAAGGCTTGGAGCAAAAGTGTTATTTTCAGGACCTGCTAAATGGCAAGACCCATTAAACACATATGGAGAATATGTCGAAGTTGACGAAGCAATCCAACAGTCAGATGTTGTAATGCTCCTACGTATACAGCATGAACGCCATGAAGAAAAAGATTCAGCACAAGATTATTTGCAGCAATATGGTTTAACAAAAGAAAGAGAAAAACAAATGAAACAACATGCAATTATCATGCATCCAGCACCAGTAAATCGTGGTGTTGAAATTGATGGTGATTTGATAGAATGCGAACGCTCTAGAATTTTTAAACAAATGGAAAATGGTGTGTTTGCTAGAATGGCAGTTTT includes:
- a CDS encoding aspartate carbamoyltransferase catalytic subunit codes for the protein MSNLLTMNQLTNEEIHSILEDAEQYKSGHGWKALDTVFVSNLFFEPSTRTRFSFEVAEKKLGLQVLNFTAEHSSVQKGETLYDTVKTLESIGANAVVIRHQQDHFFDDLVGKVSIPVINAGDGCGHHPTQSLLDLLTIKQEFGQFKDLTISIHGDIRHSRVARSNAEVLTRLGAKVLFSGPAKWQDPLNTYGEYVEVDEAIQQSDVVMLLRIQHERHEEKDSAQDYLQQYGLTKEREKQMKQHAIIMHPAPVNRGVEIDGDLIECERSRIFKQMENGVFARMAVLKRALQQIEQNQEVMKHVIYS